In the genome of Planctomyces sp. SH-PL62, the window TCATCCTCACGAGCGCTATTTATTTCAAGGGCCTCTGGGCCTTCCCGTTCGCGGCCAAGGCCACGACCGACGACGAATTCCGGGCGGCAGGCGGCTCCGTCCCGATCAAGATGATGCACCAGACGGCGACCCGCCTCGCCTACTTCGAGGACGACGCCGTGCAGGTGGTGGCGCTGCCTTACCGGGACAGCTCGCTCGACATGCTCGTCGTCCTCCCGCGCAAGGTCGACGGCCTCGGCGAGCTGGAAGCCGCGCTGACCGCGGAGAAGATCGACGCCTGGTCCTCGGGCCTGCGCCCCGGCCGCGTGAGAATGAGCCTCCCCCGGTTCAAGTCGACGGCCGAGTTCGACCTCAAGGAGGTCCTTTCGAAACTCGGCATGCCGTCGGCCTTCGACCCGGCCCGCGCCGACTTCTCGGGGATCACCGGCGATCGGGGCGTGTACCTTTCGGCGGTCGTCCACAAGGCGTTCGTCGAGGTTGAGGAGACCGGCACGGAGGCCGCAGCCGCGACGGCCGTCGTCGGCGTACGGAGCGCGGCGATCAGCCCCCAGCGCGAGTATCAGTTCCGCGCCGACCGTCCGTTCCTCTACCTGATCCGCGATAGGCAGGCGGGCGCGGTCCTTTTCATGGGCCGGCTCAGCCGCCCCTGAGTTCCATCGTGCTCATCGACGCGGCGATGCGCACCGTCTCCGCCTGGATCGAGACCGTGTCTTCAATGTCGCGGGCGTAGCCCCCGGCCATGGCCGTCGCCACCGGCAGCCCGGCCTCCCGGCAGGCCTCGAACACCAGGCGGTCGCGCGCGGCCAGCCCCGCGCGGCTCAGCTTCATCCGGCCCAGGCGGTCTCCGGCGAAGGGATCGGAGCCCGCCAGATAGATCGCCAGCTCGGCCTCGGACTCCTCGATGGCGGTCTCCAGGGCCGGCTCCAACGCGGCGAGATAGGCGTCGTCCTCGGTCCCGTCGTCCAGCTCGACGTCGAGGCGGCTTCTCTGCTTGCGGAGCGGATAGTTCCTCGCGCCGTGGATCGAGAACGTGTAGACCTCGGGGTCGTCGGCGAAGATCGAGGCGGTGCCATCCCCCTGGTGGACGTCGCAGTCGATGACGAGGACCCGGCGACAGAGCCCTTCGGCTTGCATCGCGCGGGCCGCGACGGCTGCGTCGTTGAACACGCAGTAGCCCGCGCCGTGGTCGCGGAAGGCGTGGTGCGTCCCCCCCGCCAGATTGACGGCGACGCAAAGGCCGCCGCGCTCGGGTCCGCATCGCGAGGCGTCCGCCAGCACGGAGCGAACCGCCGCGAGCGTCGCTCCGCAGGATCGGAGCGAACGCTCCACCAGCTCGGGCGACCACGGCAGCCCCAGCTCGCGGACCTCCGACTCGGAGAGCCGACCTGCGACGACCCGTTCGTAGTACGAGGCGTCGTGGGCGCGGAGGATTTCTTGGGGGGTGGCCGCGTCGGGGATGTGGAGCCACTCCGGCGGGACGATCCGCTCATCGAGCAGTCGCCGCCGCAGGAGGGCGTATTTGGCCAGGGGGAACGTGTGGCTGGCGGGGAGCGGGAGCGCGAACTGATCCGTGTAGAAGACGTCCATTTCGGCCCCCGCCGGATCGATCGTCCCGATCAGCGGGCGTACTTCGCCAGTTGATCCCGGGCCGCCTCATAGACCCTGTCGACGGTGAAGCCGAACTCCTTCAGGAGATCCTTGAGCGGGGCCGAGGCACCGAAGGACTTCATGCCGATCGTCGCCCCCTTGCGGCCGACGTACTTGGCCCAGCCGAAGGTCGACGCCTGCTCGACCGAGACGCGGGCCTCGACGTCGGGGGGGAAGACCTCGTCCTGAT includes:
- a CDS encoding serpin family protein codes for the protein MTRIRSGAVAVIVAVAAGAFDVAQGSEEKPSVEAVSAVSRFTVDLYRTLAGGGDGGNIFCSPLNVATAVEMTAAGAKGETAEQIARTLHLDGLGDAAHDGLGGLVDAVRGSSKPRPEGEAEDRSTGLWTANAGWFDGSEKILPDFTARLERSYRAEPHLVDFAHSPDAARETINRWVAEQTRDKIRDLLKPEHVRPGTSFILTSAIYFKGLWAFPFAAKATTDDEFRAAGGSVPIKMMHQTATRLAYFEDDAVQVVALPYRDSSLDMLVVLPRKVDGLGELEAALTAEKIDAWSSGLRPGRVRMSLPRFKSTAEFDLKEVLSKLGMPSAFDPARADFSGITGDRGVYLSAVVHKAFVEVEETGTEAAAATAVVGVRSAAISPQREYQFRADRPFLYLIRDRQAGAVLFMGRLSRP
- a CDS encoding histone deacetylase, yielding MDVFYTDQFALPLPASHTFPLAKYALLRRRLLDERIVPPEWLHIPDAATPQEILRAHDASYYERVVAGRLSESEVRELGLPWSPELVERSLRSCGATLAAVRSVLADASRCGPERGGLCVAVNLAGGTHHAFRDHGAGYCVFNDAAVAARAMQAEGLCRRVLVIDCDVHQGDGTASIFADDPEVYTFSIHGARNYPLRKQRSRLDVELDDGTEDDAYLAALEPALETAIEESEAELAIYLAGSDPFAGDRLGRMKLSRAGLAARDRLVFEACREAGLPVATAMAGGYARDIEDTVSIQAETVRIAASMSTMELRGG